Proteins co-encoded in one uncultured Draconibacterium sp. genomic window:
- a CDS encoding glutamate synthase subunit beta, translating into MGKPTGFIEYKRVSNPTRKIEERLKDWNEVYILRDKETCETQGARCMDCGVPFCHRGALLHNGASGCPVYNLIPEWNDLIYKGQWKDALERLHHTNNFPEFTGRVCPAPCEAGCVLGINEPAVTIHDNERTIIDNGFEQGWVVPEPPESRTGKTVAVVGSGPAGLACAAQLNKAGHTVTVFERDDRIGGLLMYGIPNMKLDKDVVQRRVDILEAEGIIFETNTEVGKDIRSKKLLDDFDAVVLTTGATKPRDLNVEGRELDGVHFAMEFLKANTKSLLDSKLEDGNYISAKDKNVIVIGGGDTGTDCVATSLRHGCKSVTQLEIMPQPPKERNGEVNPWPEWPGNEKTDYGQHEAILAKGKDPRKYSIMTTKIEGENGKVKALHTVQVEWVKTDNGGRMPQAVPGTERYIKADLVLLAMGFLGPEDKIAEEMDMERDQRSNYKAEYGKFKTSIKKVFAAGDSRRGQSLVVWAINEGRAAAREVDTYLMGDTVLP; encoded by the coding sequence ATGGGAAAGCCAACAGGATTTATAGAATATAAAAGAGTTTCCAATCCAACACGAAAAATTGAGGAACGCCTTAAAGATTGGAACGAGGTATACATATTACGCGATAAAGAAACGTGTGAAACACAGGGTGCACGCTGCATGGACTGCGGTGTTCCATTCTGCCATCGCGGAGCCTTATTACACAACGGAGCTTCAGGATGTCCGGTTTACAACCTGATTCCGGAGTGGAACGATTTGATTTACAAAGGACAGTGGAAAGATGCACTGGAACGCCTTCACCATACCAATAACTTTCCTGAATTTACAGGAAGAGTTTGCCCGGCACCGTGCGAGGCAGGATGTGTATTGGGAATTAACGAACCGGCTGTTACCATTCACGACAACGAACGTACCATTATCGACAATGGTTTCGAACAAGGATGGGTAGTTCCTGAGCCACCGGAATCGCGCACAGGAAAAACAGTTGCTGTAGTAGGATCAGGTCCGGCAGGGCTGGCATGTGCAGCTCAGTTAAACAAAGCCGGTCATACCGTTACTGTTTTCGAACGCGACGATCGTATCGGAGGTTTGCTGATGTACGGAATTCCGAACATGAAACTGGATAAAGATGTGGTACAGCGTCGTGTTGATATTCTGGAAGCTGAAGGTATTATTTTTGAAACCAATACCGAAGTTGGAAAAGATATTCGCAGCAAAAAGTTGCTCGACGACTTTGATGCCGTTGTTTTAACCACCGGTGCTACAAAACCACGCGACCTGAATGTTGAAGGCCGTGAGCTGGATGGCGTACACTTCGCCATGGAGTTCCTGAAAGCCAACACAAAAAGTTTGCTCGACAGTAAACTGGAAGATGGAAATTATATTTCGGCAAAAGATAAAAATGTAATTGTAATTGGTGGTGGCGATACTGGTACCGACTGTGTAGCCACATCGCTGCGTCATGGTTGCAAGAGCGTAACTCAGTTAGAGATTATGCCTCAACCACCAAAAGAACGTAATGGCGAAGTTAATCCATGGCCCGAATGGCCCGGAAACGAAAAAACCGATTACGGCCAGCATGAAGCTATTTTGGCAAAAGGAAAAGATCCGCGAAAATATTCGATTATGACCACTAAAATTGAAGGTGAAAATGGCAAAGTAAAAGCTTTGCACACCGTTCAGGTAGAGTGGGTAAAAACCGATAATGGTGGTAGAATGCCTCAGGCAGTACCAGGAACAGAAAGATACATCAAAGCCGACCTTGTATTGTTAGCGATGGGCTTTTTGGGGCCTGAGGATAAAATTGCCGAGGAAATGGATATGGAACGTGATCAGCGGTCGAATTACAAAGCAGAATACGGCAAATTTAAAACCAGTATTA
- the gltB gene encoding glutamate synthase large subunit, whose translation MMQTKEPVAKGLYRPEFEHGSCGIGFVANLKGRKKHNVISDALSMLARMEHRGGTGFDIKSGDGAGILLQIPHELFMEECPKQDIKLPQFGEYGVAMIFFPKEDRKRSECKDIIGRNLKKFGLPYLGYRKVPVDNSDLGRDSLASEPYVQQLFIGKPDGMSVEEFDRKLFVFRKYTEKLVRESVAGIGYNGMNIISCSYKTIIYKGQLTTEQVSLYFKDLTNPLAVSAISLVHSRFSTNTFPSWKLSQPFRYIAHNGEINTNKGNINWMRAREVLLECSAFTKEELEMIFPICDLRDSDSANLDMAIEMLVLSGRSLPHVMMMLIPEAWQNNPDMDPKKKEFYEFYSAMMEPWDGPASVCFTDGVLVGATLDRNGLRPSRYCLTDDDTLIMSSETGAIDVPHDQVKIRGRLQPGKMFVADLEQGRIISDEEVKAEICSSQPYGEWVKENMTYLDELPFIPDLELKEPDKKTVFKRQKAFGFTHEDIEVILKPMATNGGEALGSMGADNPLAVLSDRPVHLSHYFKQLFAQVTNPPIDPIRERIVMDLRTYVGGFKNILTESAEHCRRIAIHQPVLTNEQLIKLAYVDHTHFQTKKISIVFHADEKEGTLETKLERLCQYVEDAIDEAYSIILLSDFAISTDHAPIPSLLAASAVHHHLIRVGKRGKADIIMEAGDVREVHHFATLLGYGVSAVNPYMAIDTIKDLVNQGALGDITKEQAIKNYVKAIGGGLLKVFSKMGISTLASYQGAQIFEAVGLKQEVVDKYFTGTVSRVEGLSLDDIAKEAMMRHRKGFPTRQGGAKVLEPGGEYHWRKDGERHLLSPEAIQLIQEATRKKDYEKYKKYCTVVDDQAEAACTLRGLMDFTSDRKSIPLDEVESAKSILTRFATGAMSFGSISWEAHTTLAIAMNRIGSKSNSGEGGEDPIRYTKLPNGDDMCSATKQIASGRFGVNSYYLSMAKELQIKMAQGAKPGEGGHLPGHKVNGWIGRTRNSTPGVGLISPPPHHDIYSIEDLAQLIFDLKNSNRDARINVKLVSETGVGTVAAGVCKAKADAVLISGYDGGTGASPLSSIKHAGLPWELGLSETHQTLVRNRLRNRIVVQSDGQMKTSRDLAIATLLGAEEWGVATMALVVEGCIMMRKCHSNTCPVGVATQNERLRGKFKGNPDHVVNYFEFLVEGLREIMAELGFRTITEMVGQSQCLKFKDDIDHWKYKGLDLSPILYKEEIGQEEGLYCSKKQDHQLEEILDWKLVEAAQKAIKDGEKVSAEFEIKNINRSVGTVLSHEVTKVYKGDGLPDGTIHYKMTGSAGQSFGAFVCKGIELEVEGDANDYFGKGLSGGHLSIYPAKNVQFIPEQNIIVGNVCFYGATGGEAYIRGVAGERFCVRNSGAQVVVEGIGDHGCEYMTGGKTVILGKTGRNFGAGMSGGVAYVLDINGTFPSLCNKGMIQLERVEDKAEQEELKAMIQRHMDKTESTVAEYVLSDWEETIGKFVKVIPTDYKRMLTYIEKARKSGKYEKESDVIDAAFDMHLANL comes from the coding sequence ATGATGCAGACAAAAGAACCTGTAGCTAAGGGATTGTACCGCCCTGAATTTGAACATGGGAGTTGTGGTATCGGGTTTGTAGCAAACCTAAAGGGCAGAAAGAAACACAATGTGATTTCGGATGCTTTGTCGATGCTGGCGCGTATGGAACATCGAGGGGGTACCGGGTTTGATATTAAAAGCGGTGACGGTGCAGGGATATTATTACAAATTCCACATGAACTTTTTATGGAAGAATGTCCGAAACAGGACATTAAACTTCCTCAGTTTGGAGAATATGGCGTGGCCATGATTTTCTTCCCAAAAGAGGACCGAAAACGTTCAGAGTGTAAAGATATTATCGGACGAAATCTGAAGAAGTTTGGATTGCCTTATTTAGGCTATCGTAAAGTTCCGGTTGACAATTCCGACCTGGGACGCGATTCTCTGGCTTCAGAACCTTATGTACAACAACTATTCATAGGGAAACCCGATGGTATGTCGGTAGAAGAGTTCGACCGCAAACTTTTTGTCTTCAGAAAATACACTGAGAAACTGGTTCGCGAGTCAGTTGCCGGAATTGGTTACAACGGAATGAATATCATTTCATGCTCATATAAAACCATCATTTATAAAGGGCAGTTAACAACCGAACAGGTTTCGTTATATTTTAAAGACCTTACAAATCCGTTGGCAGTGAGTGCCATTTCTCTGGTACACTCGCGTTTTTCAACCAACACTTTCCCATCTTGGAAACTGTCGCAGCCTTTCCGCTATATTGCGCACAACGGCGAGATCAATACAAACAAAGGGAACATCAACTGGATGCGTGCCCGCGAAGTACTTTTGGAGTGCTCGGCATTTACAAAAGAGGAATTGGAGATGATCTTCCCTATCTGCGATTTGAGAGATTCGGACAGTGCTAACCTCGATATGGCCATTGAAATGCTTGTGTTAAGCGGCAGATCATTGCCACATGTAATGATGATGCTTATTCCTGAAGCATGGCAAAACAATCCGGATATGGATCCGAAAAAGAAAGAATTCTACGAATTCTATTCTGCAATGATGGAGCCATGGGATGGCCCGGCATCGGTATGTTTTACTGATGGCGTATTGGTTGGTGCAACACTCGACCGTAATGGTTTGCGTCCGTCGCGTTATTGCTTAACCGACGACGATACATTAATAATGTCATCAGAAACCGGAGCAATTGATGTTCCTCACGATCAGGTGAAGATCAGAGGTCGTTTGCAACCCGGAAAAATGTTTGTTGCCGATCTGGAACAAGGCCGTATTATTTCTGATGAAGAAGTTAAAGCTGAAATTTGCTCAAGCCAACCTTATGGCGAATGGGTAAAAGAAAATATGACTTATCTGGATGAACTTCCTTTTATTCCCGACCTGGAATTAAAAGAACCGGATAAGAAAACCGTATTTAAAAGACAAAAAGCTTTTGGATTCACTCATGAAGATATTGAGGTGATACTGAAACCGATGGCGACAAATGGTGGCGAAGCACTTGGCTCGATGGGAGCCGATAACCCGCTGGCCGTTCTTTCTGATCGTCCGGTGCATTTATCACACTACTTTAAACAATTATTCGCCCAGGTAACCAATCCTCCGATCGACCCAATAAGGGAGCGCATCGTAATGGACTTGAGAACATACGTGGGTGGTTTTAAAAATATTCTTACGGAATCTGCTGAGCATTGCCGACGCATTGCCATTCACCAGCCTGTATTAACCAACGAGCAGTTGATTAAACTGGCATACGTGGATCACACGCATTTCCAAACCAAAAAGATCAGCATTGTTTTCCACGCCGACGAAAAAGAAGGTACATTGGAAACCAAACTAGAGCGTTTGTGTCAGTACGTTGAAGATGCGATTGATGAAGCTTATTCAATCATTTTATTGTCTGACTTTGCAATTAGCACCGACCATGCCCCGATTCCTTCGCTACTGGCAGCATCGGCTGTTCACCACCACCTTATCCGTGTTGGAAAACGTGGTAAAGCAGATATCATTATGGAAGCCGGAGATGTGCGCGAAGTTCATCATTTTGCCACATTGTTAGGCTATGGTGTTTCTGCCGTAAATCCGTATATGGCCATCGATACCATTAAAGATTTGGTAAATCAAGGCGCATTGGGAGATATTACCAAAGAGCAAGCCATTAAAAACTACGTAAAAGCTATTGGTGGCGGTCTGTTGAAAGTATTCTCAAAAATGGGTATTTCAACTTTGGCGTCGTACCAGGGGGCGCAAATTTTTGAAGCTGTTGGATTAAAGCAGGAAGTGGTTGACAAATACTTTACCGGTACAGTTAGCCGCGTTGAAGGATTAAGCCTTGATGATATTGCCAAAGAAGCAATGATGCGCCACCGCAAAGGATTCCCGACGCGCCAGGGCGGAGCAAAAGTACTGGAGCCCGGTGGCGAGTACCACTGGCGTAAAGATGGCGAACGTCACTTATTGAGTCCTGAAGCTATTCAATTGATTCAGGAAGCAACACGAAAGAAAGATTACGAGAAATATAAAAAATATTGTACGGTTGTTGACGATCAGGCAGAAGCCGCATGTACCTTACGTGGATTGATGGATTTCACTTCCGACCGGAAGTCAATTCCGCTCGACGAAGTTGAATCGGCAAAAAGCATTCTTACCCGTTTTGCTACGGGAGCAATGTCGTTTGGTTCTATCTCGTGGGAAGCACACACTACATTGGCCATTGCCATGAACCGCATTGGCTCTAAATCAAACTCAGGAGAAGGCGGTGAAGACCCAATTCGTTACACCAAGTTGCCAAATGGCGACGATATGTGCTCTGCAACCAAGCAGATTGCATCAGGACGTTTTGGAGTGAACAGCTACTACCTGAGCATGGCAAAAGAGCTACAGATTAAAATGGCACAGGGAGCTAAACCAGGTGAAGGTGGTCACCTTCCGGGTCATAAAGTAAATGGCTGGATCGGACGCACACGTAACTCAACTCCTGGTGTAGGATTGATTTCTCCTCCACCACACCACGATATCTATTCTATCGAGGATTTGGCACAGCTAATCTTCGACCTAAAAAACAGTAACCGCGATGCACGTATTAACGTGAAACTGGTTTCAGAAACCGGCGTAGGTACTGTTGCTGCAGGAGTTTGCAAAGCCAAAGCCGATGCCGTTCTGATCTCAGGATACGACGGAGGAACAGGAGCATCGCCACTTAGTTCGATCAAACATGCAGGATTGCCGTGGGAACTTGGATTGTCGGAAACACACCAAACACTGGTTCGCAACCGCTTGCGTAACCGTATTGTTGTTCAGTCGGATGGTCAGATGAAAACATCGCGCGACCTGGCTATTGCAACACTGCTTGGTGCCGAAGAATGGGGAGTTGCTACAATGGCACTGGTTGTTGAAGGCTGTATAATGATGCGTAAATGCCACAGCAATACTTGTCCTGTAGGTGTAGCAACACAAAACGAAAGATTACGTGGTAAATTTAAAGGTAATCCCGATCATGTTGTAAACTACTTCGAATTCCTTGTTGAAGGTCTTCGTGAGATTATGGCAGAATTAGGCTTCCGTACAATTACTGAAATGGTAGGTCAGTCGCAATGCCTGAAATTTAAAGACGACATTGATCATTGGAAATATAAAGGACTCGACTTAAGCCCTATTCTTTACAAAGAAGAAATTGGACAGGAAGAAGGACTTTACTGCAGCAAAAAACAAGATCACCAGTTGGAAGAAATCCTCGACTGGAAATTGGTTGAAGCTGCACAAAAGGCTATAAAAGACGGTGAAAAAGTGTCTGCAGAGTTCGAGATAAAGAATATCAACCGAAGCGTTGGTACCGTTCTTTCGCACGAAGTAACCAAGGTATATAAAGGAGACGGTTTGCCCGACGGAACCATCCATTATAAAATGACTGGTTCTGCAGGACAATCATTCGGTGCTTTTGTTTGCAAAGGTATTGAACTGGAAGTTGAAGGAGATGCAAACGACTATTTCGGAAAAGGATTATCCGGCGGTCATTTGTCCATCTACCCGGCTAAAAATGTACAGTTCATACCGGAACAAAACATTATTGTAGGTAACGTTTGTTTTTACGGAGCAACAGGCGGCGAAGCTTATATCCGCGGTGTTGCCGGCGAGCGTTTCTGTGTTCGTAACTCGGGGGCACAAGTTGTTGTTGAAGGTATTGGCGACCACGGTTGCGAATACATGACGGGAGGAAAAACTGTTATTCTTGGAAAAACAGGACGAAACTTTGGAGCAGGAATGTCGGGTGGCGTTGCTTATGTTCTCGATATTAACGGGACGTTCCCAAGTCTTTGTAACAAGGGAATGATTCAACTGGAAAGAGTTGAGGATAAAGCAGAGCAGGAAGAACTGAAAGCAATGATCCAGAGACACATGGACAAAACCGAATCAACGGTGGCTGAATATGTTCTATCTGACTGGGAAGAGACAATAGGCAAGTTTGTAAAAGTAATTCCTACCGATTACAAACGAATGCTGACCTACATTGAAAAGGCCCGCAAATCGGGTAAATACGAAAAAGAGTCGGATGTTATTGATGCTGCATTTGATATGCATTTGGCCAATTTGTAA